From Nitrospirota bacterium, the proteins below share one genomic window:
- the acpP gene encoding acyl carrier protein, producing MAIEEKVKKIIAEQLGVDEGEVTPEASFVDDLGADSLDTVELVMAFEEEFEIEIPDEDAEKMVTVQNVIDYIKEKV from the coding sequence ATGGCAATAGAAGAAAAGGTAAAGAAGATAATTGCTGAACAGCTTGGTGTAGATGAAGGAGAGGTGACACCTGAGGCATCATTTGTAGATGATCTTGGTGCAGATTCCCTCGATACAGTTGAATTGGTTATGGCATTTGAAGAAGAATTCGAGATTGAAATACCCGACGAGGACGCCGAAAAGATGGTAACCGTCCAGAACGTAATAGATTATATAAAGGAGAAGGTGTAA
- the fabG gene encoding 3-oxoacyl-[acyl-carrier-protein] reductase translates to MKLQNDVAFVTGAAQGIGKAIALALAKEGACVIISDINFEAAEETSKEIDSSGNTSLALRLDVSDPKGIEDAFDVAIKKFGKIDILVNNAGITKDNLIIRMKEEEWDTVLAVNLKGTFLCTKAAVKTMSKQRYGRIINISSVVAFMGNAGQVNYVASKAAIVGFTKSVAREYASRGITVNAVAPGFIETAMTQVLPESLKEEMKRQIPIGRFGFPEDVANVVKFLSYKDSGYITGQVIHVNGGMYM, encoded by the coding sequence ATGAAATTACAGAATGATGTTGCCTTTGTCACCGGTGCAGCACAGGGTATCGGTAAAGCAATCGCCTTAGCCCTTGCAAAAGAGGGTGCATGTGTGATAATCTCTGACATCAATTTTGAGGCTGCTGAGGAAACTTCAAAAGAAATAGATTCGTCAGGAAATACGAGTCTTGCCCTGAGACTTGATGTATCTGATCCAAAAGGTATCGAAGACGCATTTGATGTAGCAATTAAAAAGTTCGGTAAGATAGACATCTTAGTAAATAATGCCGGTATAACAAAAGATAATCTTATCATAAGGATGAAAGAAGAAGAGTGGGATACGGTACTTGCGGTAAACCTGAAAGGGACATTCTTATGTACAAAGGCCGCAGTAAAGACAATGTCAAAACAGCGTTACGGTAGAATAATAAATATATCCTCGGTGGTCGCTTTTATGGGAAATGCAGGGCAGGTTAACTATGTTGCATCAAAGGCCGCTATTGTTGGTTTTACAAAGAGTGTTGCCAGGGAATATGCAAGCAGAGGTATCACGGTAAATGCTGTGGCACCAGGATTCATTGAAACTGCGATGACTCAGGTGCTTCCAGAGAGCCTTAAGGAAGAAATGAAAAGGCAGATACCAATAGGAAGGTTTGGGTTTCCAGAGGATGTCGCAAATGTTGTCAAATTTCTGTCGTATAAGGATTCAGGTTATATCACAGGACAGGTAATACATGTGAATGGTGGAATGTATATGTGA